From Carnobacterium alterfunditum DSM 5972:
CGTAGGGACTGCTGGTGGAATGCAAAAAGACGTCAAAGTGCGTGATGTTATCTTAGCTCAGGGTGCGACAACTGATTCTGCTATTGTAAAAAATACATTTAATAATCAAGTTCAATTCGCTCCAATTGCTGATTTTGATTTACTAAGAACAGCCTATGAAATTGCTGTTGAACAAGGAATGAAAGTTAAAGTAGGAAATATCTTATCGGCTGATCGTTTTTATAATGCTGAACTAGATAAAAAGAAATTAGCTGATTATGGCGTATTAGCTACCGAAATGGAAGCAGCTGGTCTATATACACTAGCAGCTAAATATAATCGTCGAGCTCTAGCAATCCTAACGATAAGCGACCACTTGATTACTGGAGAAGAAACTTCTTCAGATGAGCGCGAAAAAACATTTAATGATATGATGATCGTTGCGTTAGAAACGGCTTTAAAATTTTGATAGAAATCAAAATCTGATTTTTAGTTGGATGGTTGAACAATCACAAACCTTGAGTTAAATTGAAAGCAGAGAGGAACCTTACAATTGGAGAATGAACCAAAAAAAGATGAAAAACAAAAGGGAATCAAACCTTGGGCCTATGGCGCTTCTCTCATAGTAGTTGCTGCACTTTCAATTGGTGGGACCGTTGCTGTTACGAATGCAAATGATGGTAAAGATGAACAAGTTCAAAATCAACTAAATTCCTCAGAAGCTAGTGTAGAAATGAACGCGGAAGATTTTGAAAAAATTCAAGCAGTTTATGACACTTTGATGACGGATTATTATCAAGGTGTTGAAGAAGAAACCTTAATTGAAGGGGCCATCACTGGTATGACCGAAGCTGTCGGAGATCCATACACACAATATCTTGATGTAGAAGAATCCTCTTCCTTAGATGAAAGCATCTCAGCATCGTTTGAAGGAATCGGTGCAGAAGTGATGAAGCAAGGAGATAATGTTATGATTGTTTCTCCTATTGCAGGATCACCAGCCGAAAAAGCAGGCTTACAACCTAACGATATTATTTTAAAAGCTGATGATCAAGAATTAACGGGTATGACTTTAAATGAAGCTGTCTCTTATATTCGTGGTGAAAAAGGTTCCGAAGTTACATTGACTATTAGGCGTGGCGAGTCTACTTTTGAAGTGAAAGTAGTCCGCGATACGATACCAGTTGAAACAATTATTTACCAGTTAGACGAAGAAAATCCGACGATTGGGTATATTGCGATCACTAGTTTTTCTTCACCAACGTACGATGATCTGGTGGCAGCCATAAAAGACTTAAGAGAGCAAGGTGCAGAATCCTTTGTTTTCGATGTCCGACAAAATCCAGGTGGTTTATTGAATGCAGGATTGAATATTTCTAATCTAT
This genomic window contains:
- the deoD gene encoding purine-nucleoside phosphorylase, yielding MSVHIEAKEGQIAETVLLPGDPLRAKYIAETFLTDVEQYNRVRNMFGYTGTYKGRRVSVQGTGMGIPSMMIYAEELITGYNVKNLIRVGTAGGMQKDVKVRDVILAQGATTDSAIVKNTFNNQVQFAPIADFDLLRTAYEIAVEQGMKVKVGNILSADRFYNAELDKKKLADYGVLATEMEAAGLYTLAAKYNRRALAILTISDHLITGEETSSDEREKTFNDMMIVALETALKF
- a CDS encoding S41 family peptidase; translation: MENEPKKDEKQKGIKPWAYGASLIVVAALSIGGTVAVTNANDGKDEQVQNQLNSSEASVEMNAEDFEKIQAVYDTLMTDYYQGVEEETLIEGAITGMTEAVGDPYTQYLDVEESSSLDESISASFEGIGAEVMKQGDNVMIVSPIAGSPAEKAGLQPNDIILKADDQELTGMTLNEAVSYIRGEKGSEVTLTIRRGESTFEVKVVRDTIPVETIIYQLDEENPTIGYIAITSFSSPTYDDLVAAIKDLREQGAESFVFDVRQNPGGLLNAGLNISNLFLEDGDIILQTQEKDQEPVSIVADDATMGEFKVTEPSVLLVNEGSASASEILAGAVNESGNIKLIGTQTFGKGTVQNVAAFDDSSELKITIAKWLTPSGKWINEKGITPTIEVALPEYTNLLIIDGSKSYQLGDVSEEVENLEKVLDALDYSTGAIDGYFDESTQDAVRQFQTDKNLTIDGKVTGETATQLIESLRKLIDENDTQYEAAIKELQSTKSSK